From Pempheris klunzingeri isolate RE-2024b chromosome 18, fPemKlu1.hap1, whole genome shotgun sequence, a single genomic window includes:
- the slc35f6 gene encoding solute carrier family 35 member F6, which produces MAWTKYQLFLAGLMLTTGSINTLSSKWADMFSAKGCRDDPEHSFSHPFVQAVGMFLGELSCLAVFHILLCHDRRRPEPVLNAGQSFNPLIFFPPAMCDMTATSIMYVALNMTSASSFQMLRGAVIIFTGLLSVAFLGHRLIPSQWFGILLTIMGLVIVGLADFFSGHKDDTHKLSEIITGDLLIIMAQIIVSVQMVLEEKLVYTHNVHPLRAVGTEGFFGFFVLSLLLIPMYFIPVGNFGDNPRNVLEDALDAFCQIGHQPLILLALLGNTVSIAFFNFAGISVTREISATTRMVLDSLRTLVIWAVSLALGWEKFQGLQVLGFLVLLVGTALYNGLHRPLLARIPCCAAVVNTDQESSPAERERLLGDGRVQSPDES; this is translated from the exons ATGGCCTGGACGAAATACCAGCTGTTCCTTGCGGGACTTATGCTTACAACCGGCTCTATCAACACATTATCGTCAAA ATGGGCGGACATGTTCTCAGCGAAGGGTTGCCGTGATGACCCTGAACATTCTTTCTCTCACCCATTTGTACAG GCCGTGGGCATGTTTCTGGGCGAGTTAAGCTGTCTCGCAGTCTTCCACATCCTACTTTGCCATGACAGACGCCGCCCAGAGCCCGTGTTGAACGCAGGCCAGAGCTTCAACCCTCTCATCTTCTTCCCTCCCGCCATGTGTGACATGACAGCTACATCCATCATGTATGTTG CCCTCAATATGACAAGCGCCTCCAGCTTCCAGATGCTGCGTGGTGCCGTCATCATCTTTACTGGTCTGCTTTCTGTGGCGTTCCTGGGGCATCGCCTGATACCCAGTCAGTGGTTCGGCATACTCCTCACCATCATGGGCCTGGTGATAGTGGGCCTCGCCGACTTCTTCAGCGGCCACAAAGACGACACGCACAAACTCAGCGAAATCATCACAG GAGACCTTCTGATCATCATGGCTCAGATCATTGTTTCAGTGCAGATGGTCCTGGAGGAAAAGTTGGTCTACACACATAACGTCCATCCTCTTCGGGCTGTGGGGACTGAAG GTTTCTTTGGGTTCTTCGTCCTGTCGCTGCTTCTCATCCCGATGTATTTCATCCCCGTCGGCAACTTCGGCGACAACCCTCGGAACGTCCTGGAGGACGCGCTGGACGCCTTCTGTCAGATCGGGCACCAGCCCCTCATCCTGCTGGCTCTGCTGGGCAACACGGTCAGCATCGCCTTCTTCAACTTCGCCGGCATCAGCGTCACCAGAGAGATCAGCGCCACCACCCGCATGGTGCTGGACAGCCTGCGCACGCTGGTCATCTGGGCGGTGAGCCTGGCACTGGGGTGGGAGAAGTTTCAGGGCCTGCAGGTGCTGGGCTTCCTGGTCCTGTTGGTGGGCACGGCGCTTTACAACGGCCTGCaccgccccctgctggccaggATACCGTGCTGCGCTGCGGTGGTGAACACGGACCAGGAGAGCAgcccagcagagagagagagacttctGGGTGACGGCCGGGTGCAGTCCCCTGACGAGAGCTAA